The following are from one region of the Carassius gibelio isolate Cgi1373 ecotype wild population from Czech Republic chromosome A13, carGib1.2-hapl.c, whole genome shotgun sequence genome:
- the LOC128025967 gene encoding metal transporter CNNM1-like isoform X2, translated as MSFYKPLSIMAADAADALLPHRIPLPHILPLLLLIVSVITKPSHGLLGFRPEDTGGDLSVQDGVLKATEGTRFILRVYYAASPQRHNRSVSSSGGTAAPWIAFIEEPEPGREGQVHPKRNLCVEESARSSDIELIGSFKSASSQNSILVELLAKDLRRGENIKYYSMCAFDGIKWEHYRTRDFWLAVVERPPHTEGWLQAGLSVLLLALSALFSGLVISMLALDPVELKVLQNSGTGKEQKYAHKIESVRKHGNYVLCTLVLCNVLTNTFLVVWMCQILGATPVSTAACTFLIFFIGEILPHSVASRHGLAIASKTAWLTKMLMLLTFPITYPISKLLDNMLHQEISNFYTREKLLAMLRVTDPYHDLVKEELNIIQGALELRSKTVEDVLTPLNDCFMLASDAILDFYTMSDVMQSGYTRIPVFENERSNIVDILFVKDLAFVDPDDCTPLKTITQFYKHPLHCVFNDTKLDAMLEQFKKGKSHLAIVQRVNNEGEGDPFYEVMGIITLEDVIEEIIKSEIVDETDLYTDNRTKRRVSHHERKQQDFSIFKLSENEMKVKVSPQLLLATHRFLATEVEPFKSTHLSEKILLRLIKHPSVVQELKFNEKNKQSPKHYLFQRNKPVDYFILILQGQVEVEIGKEGLKFENGPFTYYGLPAIMTILPTVHRSPSQSSGLNHSDTTIHVGSLGQLSISGGPYLPDYSVRQLTDLQIIKITRNHYQNALTATRMDSSPQTPDADSQVPGDRMTIPETRSNSIALPLTEPRPYLTRFHQHRHLYRHPDSTSTLNERNRIVRSKSDGQKSPSDSVFLRMDDTPYIRDNHVERKEGTGNKKRKKSRDGDKPLEDNPEQSQVKT; from the exons ATGTCCTTCTACAAACCACTCAGCATAATGGCTGCGGATGCTGCGGATGCTCTCCTCCCGCACCGCATCCCCTTACCACACATCCTGCCCCTGCTCCTCCTGATCGTCTCCGTTATCACCAAACCGAGCCACGGGCTGCTGGGCTTCCGACCGGAGGACACAGGAGGAGATCTATCCGTGCAGGACGGGGTGCTGAAGGCCACCGAGGGGACGCGGTTCATATTACGCGTGTACTATGCAGCATCTCCGCAGAGGCACAACCGGAGCGTCAGCAGCTCCGGCGGCACAGCCGCGCCGTGGATCGCTTTCATAGAAGAACCGGAGCCGGGCAGAGAGGGGCAGGTGCATCCCAAACGCAACTTGTGCGTGGAGGAAAGCGCCAGGAGCTCTGATATAGAGCTCATCGGGTCTTTTAAGTCAGCCTCCAGCCAGAACTCCATCCTGGTAGAGCTGCTCGCCAAAGACCTGCGGAGAGGAGAGAACATCAAGTATTACTCCATGTGCGCCTTTGACGGGATCAAATGGGAGCACTACCGGACGCGCGACTTCTGGCTGGCGGTAGTGGAGCGGCCGCCGCATACGGAAGGGTGGCTGCAGGCAGGACTGTCGGTGCTGCTACTGGCGCTTTCCGCGCTCTTCAGCGGGCTGGTGATCAGTATGCTAGCGCTGGACCCGGTGGAGCTCAAAGTGTTGCAGAACAGCGGCACGGGCAAGGAGCAAAAGTACGCGCACAAGATTGAGTCGGTGCGCAAACACGGCAACTACGTCCTGTGCACCTTGGTGCTGTGCAACGTGCTTACCAACACTTTCCTGGTGGTCTGGATGTGCCAGATCCTCGGAGCAACGCCCGTCTCCACCGCGGCGTGCACTTTTCTCATCTTCTTCATAGGAGAGATCCTGCCGCACTCCGTTGCTTCTAGACACGGGCTGGCTATCGCGTCCAAGACCGCATGGTTAACCAAGATGCTGATGCTGCTTACTTTCCCCATTACATATCCTATCAGCAAACTTCTAGACAATATGCTGCACCAGGAAATCAGCAACTTCTACACCCGTGAGAAGTTGCTGGCTATGCTGAGAGTTACCGACCCGTATCATGACCTGGTGAAAGAGGAGCTGAACATCATCCAGGGAGCTCTGGAACTCAGGAGCAAAACCGTGGAAGACGTGCTGACCCCTCTCAATGACTGCTTCATGCTGGCCTCGGATGCCATCCTGGACTTCTACACCATGTCAGATGTAATGCAGAGCGGATACACTCGCATTCCTGTGTTCGAGAACGAACGGTCTAATATTGTCGACATACTTTTCGTCAAAGATCTGGCATTTGTTGATCCAGATGACTGCACGCCGTTAAAAACCATCACTCAGTTCTACAAGCACCCGCTGCACTGTGTCTTTAACGACACCAAACTGGATGCAATGCTGGAGCAATTCAAGAAAG GGAAATCTCATTTGGCTATCGTGCAGAGGGTCAATAACGAAGGAGAAGGAGACCCGTTCTACGAAGTCATGGGCATCATCACTCTGGAAGACGTCATTGAGGAAATCATCAAGTCTGAGATTGTGGATGAAACGGACCTCTACA CTGATAACCGTACAAAGAGACGAGTATCTCACCATGAGAGGAAACAGCAAGACTTCTCCATATTTAAACTGTCAGAGAATGAAATGAAGGTCAAAGTTTCACCACAGCTTCTGCTTGCAACACATCGCTTTCTAGCAACAG AAGTAGAGCCTTTTAAGTCGACACATCTCTCAGAGAAGATACTCCTGCGATTGATAAAGCACCCGAGCGTGGTGCAGGAACTCAAGTTTAATGAGAAAAACAAGCAATCGCCAAAGCACTACCTCTTCCAGCGCAACAAACCTGTGGATTATTTCATCCTCATACTGCAG GGTCAAGTGGAGGTAGAGATCGGTAAAGAGGGACTGAAGTTTGAAAACGGGCCGTTCACATACTACGGCTTACCTGCTATCATGACAATCCTTCCCACAG TTCACAGATCACCGTCCCAGAGCAGCGGTCTCAATCATTCGGATACTACAATTCATGTAGGCAGTCTGGGTCAACTGAGCATCAGCGGAGGACCGTATTTACCAGACTATTCAGTTCGCCAGCTCACAGACCTACAGATCATTAAG ATCACTCGTAACCATTATCAGAACGCCCTGACAGCTACACGCATGGACAGCTCTCCACAAACACCCGACGCAGACAGCCAAGTGCCCGGGGATAGAATGACAATCCCTGAGACGCGCTCCAACAGTATCGCCCTTCCTCTGACAGAACCACGACCCTATCTGACCCGATTCCACCAGCACAGACACCTCTACAGACACCCAGACAGCACCAGCACCCTTAATGAGAGGAACCGCATCGTCC GAAGTAAGTCAGATGGACAGAAGAGCCCCAGTGACTCTGTGTTCCTGCGTATGGATGACACCCCATATATAAGAGACAATCACGTGGAAAGAAAAGAAGGAACAG gcaacaaaaaaagaaagaagtctCGTGATGGAGATAAACCTCTGGAAGACAATCCTGAACAATCACAGGTGAAGACCTAG
- the LOC128025967 gene encoding metal transporter CNNM1-like isoform X1 produces MSFYKPLSIMAADAADALLPHRIPLPHILPLLLLIVSVITKPSHGLLGFRPEDTGGDLSVQDGVLKATEGTRFILRVYYAASPQRHNRSVSSSGGTAAPWIAFIEEPEPGREGQVHPKRNLCVEESARSSDIELIGSFKSASSQNSILVELLAKDLRRGENIKYYSMCAFDGIKWEHYRTRDFWLAVVERPPHTEGWLQAGLSVLLLALSALFSGLVISMLALDPVELKVLQNSGTGKEQKYAHKIESVRKHGNYVLCTLVLCNVLTNTFLVVWMCQILGATPVSTAACTFLIFFIGEILPHSVASRHGLAIASKTAWLTKMLMLLTFPITYPISKLLDNMLHQEISNFYTREKLLAMLRVTDPYHDLVKEELNIIQGALELRSKTVEDVLTPLNDCFMLASDAILDFYTMSDVMQSGYTRIPVFENERSNIVDILFVKDLAFVDPDDCTPLKTITQFYKHPLHCVFNDTKLDAMLEQFKKGKSHLAIVQRVNNEGEGDPFYEVMGIITLEDVIEEIIKSEIVDETDLYTDNRTKRRVSHHERKQQDFSIFKLSENEMKVKVSPQLLLATHRFLATEVEPFKSTHLSEKILLRLIKHPSVVQELKFNEKNKQSPKHYLFQRNKPVDYFILILQGQVEVEIGKEGLKFENGPFTYYGLPAIMTILPTVHRSPSQSSGLNHSDTTIHVGSLGQLSISGGPYLPDYSVRQLTDLQIIKITRNHYQNALTATRMDSSPQTPDADSQVPGDRMTIPETRSNSIALPLTEPRPYLTRFHQHRHLYRHPDSTSTLNERNRIVRSKSDGQKSPSDSVFLRMDDTPYIRDNHVERKEGTDATAVPMDTDQSTSQLISSHSLGGSDENLGKKLLRKLSVYQLPST; encoded by the exons ATGTCCTTCTACAAACCACTCAGCATAATGGCTGCGGATGCTGCGGATGCTCTCCTCCCGCACCGCATCCCCTTACCACACATCCTGCCCCTGCTCCTCCTGATCGTCTCCGTTATCACCAAACCGAGCCACGGGCTGCTGGGCTTCCGACCGGAGGACACAGGAGGAGATCTATCCGTGCAGGACGGGGTGCTGAAGGCCACCGAGGGGACGCGGTTCATATTACGCGTGTACTATGCAGCATCTCCGCAGAGGCACAACCGGAGCGTCAGCAGCTCCGGCGGCACAGCCGCGCCGTGGATCGCTTTCATAGAAGAACCGGAGCCGGGCAGAGAGGGGCAGGTGCATCCCAAACGCAACTTGTGCGTGGAGGAAAGCGCCAGGAGCTCTGATATAGAGCTCATCGGGTCTTTTAAGTCAGCCTCCAGCCAGAACTCCATCCTGGTAGAGCTGCTCGCCAAAGACCTGCGGAGAGGAGAGAACATCAAGTATTACTCCATGTGCGCCTTTGACGGGATCAAATGGGAGCACTACCGGACGCGCGACTTCTGGCTGGCGGTAGTGGAGCGGCCGCCGCATACGGAAGGGTGGCTGCAGGCAGGACTGTCGGTGCTGCTACTGGCGCTTTCCGCGCTCTTCAGCGGGCTGGTGATCAGTATGCTAGCGCTGGACCCGGTGGAGCTCAAAGTGTTGCAGAACAGCGGCACGGGCAAGGAGCAAAAGTACGCGCACAAGATTGAGTCGGTGCGCAAACACGGCAACTACGTCCTGTGCACCTTGGTGCTGTGCAACGTGCTTACCAACACTTTCCTGGTGGTCTGGATGTGCCAGATCCTCGGAGCAACGCCCGTCTCCACCGCGGCGTGCACTTTTCTCATCTTCTTCATAGGAGAGATCCTGCCGCACTCCGTTGCTTCTAGACACGGGCTGGCTATCGCGTCCAAGACCGCATGGTTAACCAAGATGCTGATGCTGCTTACTTTCCCCATTACATATCCTATCAGCAAACTTCTAGACAATATGCTGCACCAGGAAATCAGCAACTTCTACACCCGTGAGAAGTTGCTGGCTATGCTGAGAGTTACCGACCCGTATCATGACCTGGTGAAAGAGGAGCTGAACATCATCCAGGGAGCTCTGGAACTCAGGAGCAAAACCGTGGAAGACGTGCTGACCCCTCTCAATGACTGCTTCATGCTGGCCTCGGATGCCATCCTGGACTTCTACACCATGTCAGATGTAATGCAGAGCGGATACACTCGCATTCCTGTGTTCGAGAACGAACGGTCTAATATTGTCGACATACTTTTCGTCAAAGATCTGGCATTTGTTGATCCAGATGACTGCACGCCGTTAAAAACCATCACTCAGTTCTACAAGCACCCGCTGCACTGTGTCTTTAACGACACCAAACTGGATGCAATGCTGGAGCAATTCAAGAAAG GGAAATCTCATTTGGCTATCGTGCAGAGGGTCAATAACGAAGGAGAAGGAGACCCGTTCTACGAAGTCATGGGCATCATCACTCTGGAAGACGTCATTGAGGAAATCATCAAGTCTGAGATTGTGGATGAAACGGACCTCTACA CTGATAACCGTACAAAGAGACGAGTATCTCACCATGAGAGGAAACAGCAAGACTTCTCCATATTTAAACTGTCAGAGAATGAAATGAAGGTCAAAGTTTCACCACAGCTTCTGCTTGCAACACATCGCTTTCTAGCAACAG AAGTAGAGCCTTTTAAGTCGACACATCTCTCAGAGAAGATACTCCTGCGATTGATAAAGCACCCGAGCGTGGTGCAGGAACTCAAGTTTAATGAGAAAAACAAGCAATCGCCAAAGCACTACCTCTTCCAGCGCAACAAACCTGTGGATTATTTCATCCTCATACTGCAG GGTCAAGTGGAGGTAGAGATCGGTAAAGAGGGACTGAAGTTTGAAAACGGGCCGTTCACATACTACGGCTTACCTGCTATCATGACAATCCTTCCCACAG TTCACAGATCACCGTCCCAGAGCAGCGGTCTCAATCATTCGGATACTACAATTCATGTAGGCAGTCTGGGTCAACTGAGCATCAGCGGAGGACCGTATTTACCAGACTATTCAGTTCGCCAGCTCACAGACCTACAGATCATTAAG ATCACTCGTAACCATTATCAGAACGCCCTGACAGCTACACGCATGGACAGCTCTCCACAAACACCCGACGCAGACAGCCAAGTGCCCGGGGATAGAATGACAATCCCTGAGACGCGCTCCAACAGTATCGCCCTTCCTCTGACAGAACCACGACCCTATCTGACCCGATTCCACCAGCACAGACACCTCTACAGACACCCAGACAGCACCAGCACCCTTAATGAGAGGAACCGCATCGTCC GAAGTAAGTCAGATGGACAGAAGAGCCCCAGTGACTCTGTGTTCCTGCGTATGGATGACACCCCATATATAAGAGACAATCACGTGGAAAGAAAAGAAGGAACAG ATGCAACAGCTGTACCCATGGATACAGACCAGTCTACATCTCAACTCATCAGCTCTCACTCTCTGGGTGGCTCGGATGAGAACCTGGGGAAAAAACTGCTTCGGAAACTCAGTGTGTATCAGCTGCCAAGCACCTGA
- the LOC128025967 gene encoding metal transporter CNNM1-like isoform X3 produces MSFYKPLSIMAADAADALLPHRIPLPHILPLLLLIVSVITKPSHGLLGFRPEDTGGDLSVQDGVLKATEGTRFILRVYYAASPQRHNRSVSSSGGTAAPWIAFIEEPEPGREGQVHPKRNLCVEESARSSDIELIGSFKSASSQNSILVELLAKDLRRGENIKYYSMCAFDGIKWEHYRTRDFWLAVVERPPHTEGWLQAGLSVLLLALSALFSGLVISMLALDPVELKVLQNSGTGKEQKYAHKIESVRKHGNYVLCTLVLCNVLTNTFLVVWMCQILGATPVSTAACTFLIFFIGEILPHSVASRHGLAIASKTAWLTKMLMLLTFPITYPISKLLDNMLHQEISNFYTREKLLAMLRVTDPYHDLVKEELNIIQGALELRSKTVEDVLTPLNDCFMLASDAILDFYTMSDVMQSGYTRIPVFENERSNIVDILFVKDLAFVDPDDCTPLKTITQFYKHPLHCVFNDTKLDAMLEQFKKGKSHLAIVQRVNNEGEGDPFYEVMGIITLEDVIEEIIKSEIVDETDLYTDNRTKRRVSHHERKQQDFSIFKLSENEMKVKVSPQLLLATHRFLATEVEPFKSTHLSEKILLRLIKHPSVVQELKFNEKNKQSPKHYLFQRNKPVDYFILILQGQVEVEIGKEGLKFENGPFTYYGLPAIMTILPTVHRSPSQSSGLNHSDTTIHVGSLGQLSISGGPYLPDYSVRQLTDLQIIKITRNHYQNALTATRMDSSPQTPDADSQVPGDRMTIPETRSNSIALPLTEPRPYLTRFHQHRHLYRHPDSTSTLNERNRIVRSKSDGQKSPSDSVFLRMDDTPYIRDNHVERKEGTDATAVPMDTDQSTSQLISSHSLGGSDENLGKKLLRKLSNKKRKKSRDGDKPLEDNPEQSQVKT; encoded by the exons ATGTCCTTCTACAAACCACTCAGCATAATGGCTGCGGATGCTGCGGATGCTCTCCTCCCGCACCGCATCCCCTTACCACACATCCTGCCCCTGCTCCTCCTGATCGTCTCCGTTATCACCAAACCGAGCCACGGGCTGCTGGGCTTCCGACCGGAGGACACAGGAGGAGATCTATCCGTGCAGGACGGGGTGCTGAAGGCCACCGAGGGGACGCGGTTCATATTACGCGTGTACTATGCAGCATCTCCGCAGAGGCACAACCGGAGCGTCAGCAGCTCCGGCGGCACAGCCGCGCCGTGGATCGCTTTCATAGAAGAACCGGAGCCGGGCAGAGAGGGGCAGGTGCATCCCAAACGCAACTTGTGCGTGGAGGAAAGCGCCAGGAGCTCTGATATAGAGCTCATCGGGTCTTTTAAGTCAGCCTCCAGCCAGAACTCCATCCTGGTAGAGCTGCTCGCCAAAGACCTGCGGAGAGGAGAGAACATCAAGTATTACTCCATGTGCGCCTTTGACGGGATCAAATGGGAGCACTACCGGACGCGCGACTTCTGGCTGGCGGTAGTGGAGCGGCCGCCGCATACGGAAGGGTGGCTGCAGGCAGGACTGTCGGTGCTGCTACTGGCGCTTTCCGCGCTCTTCAGCGGGCTGGTGATCAGTATGCTAGCGCTGGACCCGGTGGAGCTCAAAGTGTTGCAGAACAGCGGCACGGGCAAGGAGCAAAAGTACGCGCACAAGATTGAGTCGGTGCGCAAACACGGCAACTACGTCCTGTGCACCTTGGTGCTGTGCAACGTGCTTACCAACACTTTCCTGGTGGTCTGGATGTGCCAGATCCTCGGAGCAACGCCCGTCTCCACCGCGGCGTGCACTTTTCTCATCTTCTTCATAGGAGAGATCCTGCCGCACTCCGTTGCTTCTAGACACGGGCTGGCTATCGCGTCCAAGACCGCATGGTTAACCAAGATGCTGATGCTGCTTACTTTCCCCATTACATATCCTATCAGCAAACTTCTAGACAATATGCTGCACCAGGAAATCAGCAACTTCTACACCCGTGAGAAGTTGCTGGCTATGCTGAGAGTTACCGACCCGTATCATGACCTGGTGAAAGAGGAGCTGAACATCATCCAGGGAGCTCTGGAACTCAGGAGCAAAACCGTGGAAGACGTGCTGACCCCTCTCAATGACTGCTTCATGCTGGCCTCGGATGCCATCCTGGACTTCTACACCATGTCAGATGTAATGCAGAGCGGATACACTCGCATTCCTGTGTTCGAGAACGAACGGTCTAATATTGTCGACATACTTTTCGTCAAAGATCTGGCATTTGTTGATCCAGATGACTGCACGCCGTTAAAAACCATCACTCAGTTCTACAAGCACCCGCTGCACTGTGTCTTTAACGACACCAAACTGGATGCAATGCTGGAGCAATTCAAGAAAG GGAAATCTCATTTGGCTATCGTGCAGAGGGTCAATAACGAAGGAGAAGGAGACCCGTTCTACGAAGTCATGGGCATCATCACTCTGGAAGACGTCATTGAGGAAATCATCAAGTCTGAGATTGTGGATGAAACGGACCTCTACA CTGATAACCGTACAAAGAGACGAGTATCTCACCATGAGAGGAAACAGCAAGACTTCTCCATATTTAAACTGTCAGAGAATGAAATGAAGGTCAAAGTTTCACCACAGCTTCTGCTTGCAACACATCGCTTTCTAGCAACAG AAGTAGAGCCTTTTAAGTCGACACATCTCTCAGAGAAGATACTCCTGCGATTGATAAAGCACCCGAGCGTGGTGCAGGAACTCAAGTTTAATGAGAAAAACAAGCAATCGCCAAAGCACTACCTCTTCCAGCGCAACAAACCTGTGGATTATTTCATCCTCATACTGCAG GGTCAAGTGGAGGTAGAGATCGGTAAAGAGGGACTGAAGTTTGAAAACGGGCCGTTCACATACTACGGCTTACCTGCTATCATGACAATCCTTCCCACAG TTCACAGATCACCGTCCCAGAGCAGCGGTCTCAATCATTCGGATACTACAATTCATGTAGGCAGTCTGGGTCAACTGAGCATCAGCGGAGGACCGTATTTACCAGACTATTCAGTTCGCCAGCTCACAGACCTACAGATCATTAAG ATCACTCGTAACCATTATCAGAACGCCCTGACAGCTACACGCATGGACAGCTCTCCACAAACACCCGACGCAGACAGCCAAGTGCCCGGGGATAGAATGACAATCCCTGAGACGCGCTCCAACAGTATCGCCCTTCCTCTGACAGAACCACGACCCTATCTGACCCGATTCCACCAGCACAGACACCTCTACAGACACCCAGACAGCACCAGCACCCTTAATGAGAGGAACCGCATCGTCC GAAGTAAGTCAGATGGACAGAAGAGCCCCAGTGACTCTGTGTTCCTGCGTATGGATGACACCCCATATATAAGAGACAATCACGTGGAAAGAAAAGAAGGAACAG ATGCAACAGCTGTACCCATGGATACAGACCAGTCTACATCTCAACTCATCAGCTCTCACTCTCTGGGTGGCTCGGATGAGAACCTGGGGAAAAAACTGCTTCGGAAACTCA gcaacaaaaaaagaaagaagtctCGTGATGGAGATAAACCTCTGGAAGACAATCCTGAACAATCACAGGTGAAGACCTAG
- the LOC128025968 gene encoding aspartate aminotransferase, cytoplasmic-like, with protein MSIFGEVPQAAPVAVFKLTADFREDQNPSKVNLGVGAYRTDECQPWVLPVVRKVEKMIADDHSLNHEYLPILGLPEFRSSASKIALGEDSPAIKDNRVGAVQCLGGTGALKIGAEFLRRWYNGTDNTKTPVYVSAPTWENHNAVFSNAGFEDIRPYKYWDAGKRGLDLEGFLGDLESAPDHSIFVLHACAHNPTGTDPTQDQWKKIADVMKRKSLFAFFDSAYQGFASGNLDKDAWAVRYFVSQGFELFCAQSFSKNFGLYNERVGNLTVLAKDQDNLNRVLSQMEKIARITWSNPPSQGARLVAIVLNTPELFAEWKDNVKTMADRVLLMRAQLKEKLKALGTPGTWEHITEQIGMFSFTGLNPKQVEYMVKEKHIYLMASGRINMCGLTTKNIDYVAESIHEAVTTVQ; from the exons ATGTCGATATTTGGTGAAGTCCCACAGGCTGCTCCTGTCGCAGTGTTTAAACTGACAGCAGATTTCCGTGAAGATCAGAATCCCAGCAAGGTGAACCTGGGAGTCGGAG CCTACAGGACTGATGAATGCCAGCCCTGGGTTCTCCCCGTGGTGAGAAAAGTGGAGAAGATGATCGCTGATGACCATAGTTTGAACCACGAGTACCTGCCTATTCTAGGCCTGCCAGAGTTTCGCTCCAGTGCATCTAAGATCGCTCTGGGTGAAGACAGTCCTGCCATCAAGGACAATCGG GTTGGAGCTGTGCAGTGTTTAGGTGGCACTGGTGCTCTGAAGATCGGAGCCGAGTTTCTTCGCCGTTGGTACAATGGAACCGACAACACAAAAACTCCAGTTTATGTGTCTGCGCCAACATGGG AGAACCACAATGCTGTTTTCTCTAACGCTGGATTTGAGGACATCCGTCCATACAAATATTGGGATGCAGGGAAGCGTGGACTCGATCTGGAAGGTTTTCTGGGTGACCTCGAG AGTGCACCTGATCACTCCATCTTTGTGCTGCATGCCTGCGCTCACAACCCCACCGGCACAGATCCCACCCAGGACCAGTGGAAGAAGATCGCTGATGTCATGAAG CGAAAGAGTCTGTTTGCCTTCTTTGATTCGGCCTATCAGGGTTTCGCCTCAGGAAATTTAGATAAGGACGCCTGGGCTGTCCGCTACTTTGTGTCACAGGGTTTTGAATTGTTCTGTGCCCAGTCGTTCTCAAAGAACTTCGGTCTGTACA ATGAGAGAGTGGGGAACCTGACTGTTTTAGCCAAAGACCAAGACAATTTGAACCGTGTACTGTCTCAGATGGAGAAGATTGCTCGAATCACCTGGTCCAACCCTCCGTCCCAGGGTGCACGTCTGGTTGCCATCGTACTCAACACCCCTGAACTCTTCGCTGAATG GAAGGACAATGTGAAGACCATGGCAGACAGGGTCCTGCTTATGCGTGCTCAGCTGAAGGAGAAACTCAAAGCACTGGGAACTCCAGGAACCTGGGAGCACATCACTGAACAGATCGGCATGTTCAGCTTCACCGGACTCAACC CTAAGCAGGTGGAGTACATGGTGAAAGAGAAGCACATTTATCTGATGGCGAGTGGGCGCATCAACATGTGTGGACTCACCACCAAGAACATCGACTATGTGGCCGAGTCCATTCATGAGGCTGTCACTACAGTGCAATAA